In the Arthrobacter zhaoxinii genome, one interval contains:
- the coaA gene encoding type I pantothenate kinase — MTERHVKSSAAQPPESSFTPFVELDRKTWSRLSHEIRSPLNQDDILRLRGLGEQLNLDEIREVYLPLSRLLNLYVAAAGRLHSATTTFLGEKTTRTPFVIGVAGSVAVGKSTTARVLREMLRRWPETPNVELITTDGFLYPNAELERRGLMQRKGFPESYDRRRLLRFVSEVKSGAEEVRAPKYSHLTYDIVPGEEVVVRRPDVLIVEGLNVLAPARTRADGRAGLALSDFFDFSIYVDARTSYIEEWYVQRFQSLRTGAFADPASYFHRYADLTDDEARATALDIWKRINEPNLITNVLPTRGRAQLVLTKDADHSVRRMLLRKT; from the coding sequence GTGACCGAACGCCATGTCAAGTCCTCCGCGGCCCAGCCGCCCGAAAGCAGTTTCACTCCCTTCGTCGAACTGGACCGCAAGACCTGGTCGCGGCTGTCACACGAGATCCGTTCCCCGCTCAACCAGGATGACATCCTGCGGCTGCGCGGCCTCGGCGAGCAGCTGAACCTCGATGAGATCAGGGAGGTCTACCTCCCGCTCTCGCGGCTGCTGAACCTGTACGTGGCTGCCGCCGGCCGCCTGCACAGCGCCACCACCACGTTCCTGGGCGAGAAGACCACCCGCACCCCGTTCGTGATCGGAGTGGCCGGATCCGTGGCAGTGGGAAAATCCACCACCGCCCGGGTGCTGCGCGAGATGCTGCGCCGCTGGCCGGAGACACCCAACGTCGAACTTATTACCACCGACGGTTTCCTGTACCCCAACGCGGAGCTTGAGCGCCGCGGGCTGATGCAGCGCAAGGGCTTCCCTGAATCCTATGACCGGCGCCGGCTGCTGCGCTTTGTCAGCGAGGTCAAGAGCGGGGCCGAAGAAGTCCGGGCGCCGAAGTATTCCCACCTGACGTATGACATTGTCCCGGGCGAGGAAGTGGTGGTCCGCCGTCCTGACGTGCTGATTGTCGAAGGGCTGAACGTCCTTGCCCCGGCCCGGACCCGCGCCGACGGCCGTGCCGGCCTCGCGCTGAGCGATTTCTTCGACTTCTCCATTTACGTGGACGCCCGCACCTCATACATCGAGGAATGGTATGTCCAGCGTTTCCAGTCGCTGCGCACCGGGGCCTTCGCCGACCCGGCGTCGTACTTCCACCGCTACGCGGACCTGACGGACGACGAGGCGAGGGCCACGGCCCTGGACATCTGGAAGCGGATCAATGAGCCGAACCTCATCACCAATGTCCTGCCCACGAGGGGCCGCGCCCAGCTGGTGCTGACCAAGGACGCGGACCACTCGGTGAGGCGGATGCTCCTGCGCAAGACCTGA
- the glmM gene encoding phosphoglucosamine mutase: protein MTRLFGTDGVRGLANGLITAEVALGLAQAAAVVLGHRRVEAGRRPVAVVARDPRISGDFISAAMEAGLASSGIDVYDAGVLPTPAAAYLVADLGADFGVVISASHNAAPDNGIKFLARGGQKLDDAVEDAIEAEMARPSMRPTGADVGRIHRFADAEDRYVVHLLQTLPNRIEGLKVVLDCAHGAASGCSPQVFADAGAEVIVIGAEPDGININDGYGSTHLEQLQAAVVAHGADLGIAHDGDADRCLAVDHEGAVVDGDQIMAIMAVAMKESGKLKDNALVATVMSNLGLKLALRDAGIQVIETGVGDRYVLEGMRSGGYSLGGEQSGHVIFSEYATTGDGVLTGLQLAARVARTGQTLKQLAGVMQKLPQVLINVKGVDKSAVETNEPVRLAVEQAGLALGETGRVLLRPSGTEPVVRVMVEAADMETAADTARRLAETVEINLALNAGAGAAV from the coding sequence ATGACTAGATTGTTTGGAACGGACGGCGTCCGTGGGCTGGCCAACGGGCTAATCACCGCCGAAGTTGCCCTCGGACTCGCCCAGGCCGCCGCGGTGGTGCTCGGCCACCGCCGCGTGGAAGCGGGCCGTCGTCCGGTCGCCGTGGTTGCACGGGACCCCCGCATCAGCGGCGACTTTATTTCCGCCGCCATGGAGGCCGGACTGGCCAGTTCCGGCATCGACGTCTACGACGCCGGTGTCCTGCCCACCCCGGCTGCTGCGTACCTGGTCGCTGACCTCGGGGCCGACTTCGGCGTCGTTATCTCCGCTTCCCACAACGCCGCCCCCGACAACGGCATCAAGTTCCTGGCCCGCGGCGGCCAGAAGCTGGATGACGCCGTCGAGGACGCCATCGAAGCCGAGATGGCACGCCCCAGCATGCGCCCCACCGGAGCCGACGTGGGACGGATCCACCGCTTCGCGGACGCCGAGGACCGATACGTGGTCCACCTGCTGCAGACCCTCCCCAACCGGATCGAGGGCCTGAAAGTGGTCCTGGACTGCGCCCACGGAGCAGCCAGCGGCTGCTCGCCCCAGGTCTTCGCCGACGCCGGCGCCGAGGTTATCGTCATCGGTGCAGAGCCGGACGGCATCAACATCAACGACGGCTACGGATCCACCCACCTTGAGCAGCTGCAGGCCGCGGTCGTCGCGCACGGTGCCGATCTGGGCATCGCCCACGACGGCGACGCCGACCGCTGCCTTGCCGTGGACCACGAGGGCGCGGTGGTGGACGGCGACCAGATCATGGCGATCATGGCCGTGGCCATGAAGGAATCCGGCAAGCTCAAGGACAACGCCCTGGTGGCCACGGTCATGAGCAACCTCGGACTGAAGCTCGCCCTGCGCGATGCAGGCATCCAGGTCATTGAAACAGGGGTGGGGGACCGCTACGTGCTCGAAGGAATGCGCAGCGGCGGCTACAGCCTCGGCGGGGAACAGTCAGGCCACGTCATCTTCTCCGAGTACGCGACCACCGGCGACGGCGTCCTCACCGGCCTGCAGCTGGCGGCACGGGTGGCGCGGACCGGGCAGACCCTGAAGCAGCTTGCCGGAGTCATGCAGAAGCTTCCGCAGGTACTGATCAACGTCAAGGGTGTCGACAAGTCCGCCGTGGAGACCAACGAGCCGGTGCGGCTCGCGGTCGAGCAGGCAGGTTTGGCGCTGGGCGAAACCGGACGGGTGCTGCTGCGCCCGTCGGGTACGGAACCGGTGGTCCGGGTCATGGTCGAGGCAGCCGACATGGAAACCGCCGCAGACACCGCCCGCCGTCTCGCCGAAACCGTCGAAATCAACCTGGCCCTCAACGCCGGCGCAGGCGCCGCGGTCTAA
- the rpsI gene encoding 30S ribosomal protein S9 has translation MAQNTEELNENTEELSSYTSESSDSVQADVKERPALTVPGSAVGRRKQAIARVRLVPGTGKWIVNDRELEDYFPNKLHQQEVNEPFKLLELEGAYDVIARIHGGGPSGQAGALRLGVARSLNEIDRENNRPALKKAGFLTRDARVIERKKAGLKKARKAPQYSKR, from the coding sequence GTGGCTCAGAACACTGAAGAGCTGAATGAAAACACCGAGGAGCTTTCGAGCTACACCTCGGAATCCTCTGACTCGGTTCAGGCCGACGTCAAGGAACGCCCCGCCCTGACTGTCCCCGGCTCTGCCGTTGGACGCCGCAAGCAGGCTATTGCCCGCGTGCGTCTGGTGCCGGGCACCGGCAAGTGGATCGTCAACGACCGCGAGCTCGAGGATTACTTCCCGAACAAGCTGCACCAGCAGGAAGTCAACGAGCCGTTCAAGCTTCTTGAGCTCGAAGGCGCTTACGACGTCATCGCCCGCATCCACGGCGGCGGCCCCTCCGGCCAGGCCGGCGCGCTGCGTCTGGGCGTTGCCCGCTCGCTGAACGAGATCGACCGCGAGAACAACCGCCCCGCCCTGAAGAAGGCAGGCTTCCTGACTCGTGACGCCCGCGTCATCGAGCGTAAGAAGGCCGGTCTTAAGAAGGCTCGCAAGGCACCTCAGTACTCCAAGCGCTAA
- the rplM gene encoding 50S ribosomal protein L13, translated as MRTYTPKPGDINRQWHVIDATDVVLGRLASQTATLLRGKHKPTFAPHMDMGDFVIIINAEKVALTGAKLEQKRAYRHSGYPGGLSSVNYAELLEKNPVRAVEKAIRGMLPKNSLAADQISKLKVYRGAEHPHAAQQPKTFEITQVAQ; from the coding sequence GTGCGTACGTACACCCCGAAGCCCGGCGACATCAACCGCCAGTGGCACGTCATTGACGCCACCGACGTTGTCCTAGGCCGTCTTGCCAGCCAGACCGCAACACTGCTGCGCGGAAAGCACAAGCCGACCTTTGCTCCCCACATGGACATGGGCGATTTCGTCATCATCATCAACGCTGAGAAGGTTGCCCTGACCGGCGCCAAGCTCGAACAGAAGCGTGCCTACCGCCACTCGGGTTACCCGGGCGGTCTGTCCTCCGTCAACTACGCCGAACTGCTGGAAAAGAACCCGGTACGTGCAGTTGAGAAGGCCATCCGCGGCATGCTGCCCAAGAACTCCCTGGCTGCTGACCAGATCAGCAAGCTGAAGGTCTACCGCGGTGCAGAGCACCCGCACGCCGCACAGCAGCCGAAGACCTTCGAAATCACCCAGGTCGCCCAGTAG